Sequence from the Zeugodacus cucurbitae isolate PBARC_wt_2022May chromosome 5, idZeuCucr1.2, whole genome shotgun sequence genome:
ACACTTCATTCACATTTTTGTAGCGTCATGTTATGATACGGAAATTGTTGGTAATGCCAAATAAATATGATATGTTTGTAAGTCGGTAGTTTTGGTATGGGTAGCACATTACTaaatcttgttgttgttggacttGTAGGAAATCATTCACCAAATAATTGTGAGCAATGTAGTCGAGTTGACAGTGTATATAAATCCGAGTGCGTTTCGAATACCTTAACCATCCAAAATACCAGAATTTATTAATGGCTTTGTTATCCTCAAGTATAGAGCTATAACCTGCAAATTAACTCCAAAACTTTATTGCCTCACTAAGTCGGTTTAACCTCATCCTTACAGTCCTAGCAAGTGGTCAGTGATACGCCGTAAATTTATGTTCAACGAAGTCTTATGATAGAATCGCGTCACATCATCAGTATTTTGGAAAAGCTCTCGGCATTTTGTTGATAAAACTAAAATCACTGAGTGTGGGCAAtatatacttcttcttcttgactggcgtagacaccgcttacgcggttatagccgagtccacaacagcgcgccacgcatctctccttttggcagtttggcgccaattggtaataccaaatgaagacaggtccttctccacctggtccttccatcagagtggaggtctcctcttcctcggcttccaaaagcgggtactgcattgaaaactttcagagctggggcactttcgtccattcaaacaacatgacctagccaacgtagccgctgtctttttattcgctggactatatctatgtcgtcgaacaacacatacagctcatcattccatcttctgcggtaatcgccgttggcaatgtttaagggaccataaatcttccgcaaaacctttctctcgaaaacttctagtgccctctcatcggatgttgacaccgtccacgcttctgcaccataaagtaggagggcaatatatacgtatatatacaaatataccatATCATtcattctatatacatatctatatataatatgtaaacttCGCATTTCACTCAAGGTGCTGATTTAAGAgataatatattatgtatatttgctaTTTCAGACAGGAAAATTTTTGGTGCTCACCAATATATCGACCGACGAACGTGGTCTGTATGTGTGCTTTGCTGCGGTTCCGCCTCGCCACGCTTCCACGCCCGATACCGGCTCCACTGCACAAGCAACAAATGAACAGAGAAAATCAATAGCAGCATCATTGCCCACATATGCCTCGCCATCGTCGGCGGCGTCATCATTGATATTGACAACaacgtcgtcgtcgtcatcggcaaactcatcatcatcatcatcgtcagaaGACGTAAATGTATCAACAATGGTGAACGTAAGTGCAACAAATGCTTCAACTACCTCATCGCTTCCAATGCCAGCGCCCACAATAGCCGCCGCCACAGCCACAGCCACAATTGCGAACACAAACACAAAGACAGAGAACATATCGACAGCGCAGCACTATTCTATGGCTAACAAAGCCACCACCACCTTAAATAATAGTGGCCAGACAATGGAAGTAGCGCCTACACCGGACACAGCACGAAACACAGAAGCCGATAAGGATGATAATGTTGATAGAAGCGCCGAAGATGTCGAGGCGGAGGAATATCAGGCCGTCGAAAAGGTCAACTTAACCGTGCGCACACCGCCAGGACCGGTTACGCAACTCTACTTCAAAGCATCAACTATTCTGGGCTTTCTCATCTGGCGTTTCAATAAGACCAATTCCGGTGGTTACCCGGTGCGCAGCTTTACTGCCGAATTTCGCAATGTTTCGTACAATGAGACACCCTACAACCAATCGTTCGAACACGAATGGAGTCGCATGGACCCAATTAATATTGCACCGAATGTTGTAAGTTACAAATTTCATCCACACGAACACACACGTATGTAGACCATGCTCATTGACTAACTGGAACATTCCCGCTGGAATTTGAGTTGATCACTCGCTAAAGTGAGAGTATCAGTGCAATTtaattcacatacatatttacatatgagaaaTATTTCATTGGCAACAACGGCCATTACGTCCGCCTGACATGAGCTGAGCTAAATATTTCCCTTATTTCATGTGCATGCAATGGGCTACTTGGTACTTGCGTGCTGTTCGTTTCATTTACTCGTACATTCATTTCATATCTTTACCGCCACCGACTCGATAATAGTCGAACTAGATAACTTGTctaactaaaaaattatatattcatatgttttgttttgcattaaCCTCTTGGCGAATATCAACGGACGTTTTCAGCGGCAAATGGAGGTATATCGCCTGGAGCCAAACACCACTTACGAATTTCGGATATGGGCCAACAACCAGTTGGGTAGCGGCGAGGTTGTTACCACTAATGTGACAACGCTTCCCGAAACCAAAGAGGAGGGTGAGTGTGGTAGCAATTTCGTACAGAAGACACTTTATAACACTCCTAAAGGTGGCATTTAACGAAACCCATGTGTATGCGTATGTAATTGTGTTAAACTGATATgagtcgtgtgtgtgtgtgtgacaaatATTATGTACTCATAAActcggttttgtttttgttttgatatttgaacgaaatttttaataatgccATATTCGGTCAAAGTAATAATGGTGAATATTTCAACGAACATTTCATTGAGCCTGACTAAGTGATAAGAAGGATGTGGCAATTTTATTGGGTACGAGGAGCAAGCATTTTACGTTTGAAGTCAAATTCCGTGACTAGGTAATACATATACTTAAGTTTTGTACCATAAGAGACTTATACAACAACAGGCATAGTTTCGatcgcaataaaataaaaacaaaaagaaagttAAATCGAAAGAAGTGCACACTTCTTAAAAGAGAAGAAGCTAAGATGGCCGCAATGGAAGATTgggtttttataaaatttgaatcagtataatcataatcatttcataaaaaagtaattattatttacGTAATGGATGATCTCGGAATGGATGGCTGAATCTCTGCAGCATTTTTTAAACTGTTTCCTGTGCTTCTCAATTAAGCGAACGTTGGATCACTTGCCACCAACAATAAACATGCATTTAAGTTTCCCGTTACGGCATTATCTTTTTATCATTTTCGCCGCATCAATGAAGTAGTGCCAACGCATTTACAAGCCAAAATTATCTATATAtcttcatatattatattatgtgcaTCACAAATTAAGccttcaaaaaaattgtatcaaattacattagaaaatttgcatttttgaataatataaattaaaaataaacaacaattaatAATGCGATTATGTAATTCGGTCCAATACCAATATTTAAGAGCAAATTTTACGAATACTCTTTCGGCGTATTCATTTGATTGGCGTAATTTTTTGTGTTCACTAATCATAAAATCCCTAAAAATCTACAACCAGCTCCCAAATTTCCATTTGTACACTCTTGTTTAAttcattaataaaatgtttttttcaaattaccataaatgtgtatgtagcCTTTAAAATGTGTAACTGTAAATGTGTCTATCAtcccacatgcatacatacatacatacatacatacatatgtacattacctaTACGTATagagtatataataaaataagaatatgaatttttgctattatttcctGTAACTTTGACTATTTTGTTGTGTGTTATTTATTGTTCGTAACTCGCCTCTCCACGtatctttcttttttatatctttttctTTCTTATATAGATTTAATACGCCTTATACAACCCGACTTAGATAATTTCGATCCGCGCATTTGGATAATCGCCGTCAGTGTTGTACTTGGAACTCTTGTGATATTAGCAATTGGACTATGTATAGTTTTATCGAAAGAATGTTATCAGTCATCGCAAGCGGGTACTAACCATAATACAGATACTACAAACACAATCACTAATAACACAAATTACACCACCACCAGTGCTATAGCTACTCGTAATGTATCTAATGCAGATGCTGAACGCAATTTGAATGCTGTTGTCATGGCTTAATTTCATTCAGTTAGAGCGCGTGTGTGTTGTTATTCGTCCGAACTTATTggcttttattgtttatattataatttattaattatttatttttatttctgctcTATGTGCATTAAATGTTTGAGTACTTGCGCTTTGATACATGTATGTTTCTGTTAACACAAACACCGATGTACCTATCTATAACTTCGTGAAtgtaaatattgttttgttGGATATTTCGCGTGTTTCAGAACATGTACAATatcatcatttatatacatatatttattcatattatactttctttataaccaCTTACACACCGAACACCGAACAACATGACTATCTAAGAGAATGTTTCCCGTATATTTCTCGTACATAACCGgattttctataaaaactaaaaatgcatTTGAATGTTACGTATACCACACGTATGACACATACTGCAGTATATAAGCCCCTTGCAGCAAAAATAGTGCACCATGCTTGCATCTATGTATTTGTGCTGGTTTTGATAGACGTTCTTCTGGTCATAAATAACTTAGTTGAggagaaaaaattttaactaaatatttttaaattttgagctTATGCAAAACGAGAAGCAATAAGCAGTACCTAATTGTGACCACCAAACTTTACGTTCTTGGCATTATTCCTTAGAGAGTTTATGCACTAGTAGTTGTTGGTTATTATCACATCTTCACATTGTAGTAAGAGAAAATATTGCCattataaattgtaatatttaccTTAAATTTAGTTAAGAAAGCTGAAACACATTGTGAATGAGAAACATTTGACATCAGGCTTCTGGTATGTTGCTCCCTTCTTTGGCAATTAGGTACTTCcaataagaaaaaagaagaaaaaacaaaataagaaaaaaaaataaataataaattacgaAATATAATCaagttttcaaaaacttttgatCTTCCAAACCTCTGATGCAGCCTCTGTGCTATAATTTATGTCAGCCGTTTGATTCGGCACAATTTTGCTACGGAGCTATGAATAGCTCAGCTTAGTGGTGCTGTAcggtgtaataataataataaacagttGCATCAAATGCATctcaacatataaacaaaaacaacttatttaaaaaaaaattaattacatttgtaACGAGTACAATCTGAACACtctcttattatttttcacattaatTTCTCGACATTCAGGtttaacaaatatgaaaatatcatCAAATAAATTctgctttctttgttttttgctgAAATATTTTGCACACTTACTCACTTGTACTTCCAATTATATATAatctgtttgtatatatgtatactcgtataataatataaagcaCAATCAGTTTAGACGTGTAGAAAAAAAACCGTTCCGCAGATACCAAGTCTGAATAAAGAAAGGAAACACCTTTGATTCAGACCACAATAGctggtgaaaaatattttcatttcattttctatgtatatattctcGCGAAGTAGGTTTAAAAGACCCCAAAACGACCATATGGAAGGATTATAAacagttttgttaaatttttggttttatggtttcgttttCTGAAAGTACTGAAACCTACCCTCTGACAACCTCTGCGTTCTTCATTTCCATGTTGTTTTcggaaataaagtaaaaaaaaacacgcacatttatatacagtggaacttccataactcgaacttctataactcgaagatctccataactcgaacttttgaactggcaatagcgtttagaattcaaatttcatacaaatttccttccataactcaaacttccttaactcgaagatctccataactcgaacttttgaattggcaatagaaatgaaatttcatacaaattttcattcataaatcgaacttttcgaccaggacataatacaaaatttaaaatttgactatacatatgtaaattacgTAACAAAGACAGTCTGTATctcagacgtcaagagccaaacaatagcaaactgcaacaaacaaaatcacagaatacatgttttaacgtatttaaataaaacgttatgcgaagtaaataattaaaactgtgcATAAATCTATacttacagctttttgaaaatttatatgttttaatgaaaattctataactcgaggtctgtctaactcgaagttttttgggtattatagtgattcgagttagagaagttccactgtatttcaccATTTATGGGATGAACCCCAAAAGATGAAAACAATTATGTATTCAtgaatttatttgcaacacacttgttgtttttgaaatGTGACTgcgtaaaaaatatgtaaaaaatatcttttgattttgcattttgttggcATATTACTATTTCggattaaatatatgtacatgagtTCGTTATAATGGCAAACTGTTTTTGTTCATGAAATTGTAGCAATTTTGTTCCAGCAATTGTTGAAAATCTTGAGATGAGCACGCTTAGCATAATCAAAACTTCCATTTCAAACGGACaatcaataaatcaataaactgtaaaatcaaaaattttaggcAAAAGCTTTgtatttatacaataaatatatatgtacatatgtacttaaaataCGGTAGTTTATGCGATTTACACTTTTCCACTTTTCACACATTTAGTATtaagttttattgttgttatatataaatatctatatacatatgtatgtattattgtaaaataattgccttatatgtaaatatgttgaaatgaattatataatgtgtgttgttgtcattgttattatattgttgttgtcgttgctgttgttgatgttgttgatagaatttaaatatatataataaaactacATGATTGCATTTCTTGACGAATATTgcttctgtatatatgtatgtatgtatatttattgactttttttaattttttattttagtcatTTGCTACATAAATGAGAAATTTATAATGTCAGCATTGGCAAGCATTATCCAGTCACTCTGCCCTTTGCGCacaccatcatcatcaacatcaatatcaacagaaatgacatttaaattttacagtTATCAAATGGAATTAACGGCATTTTCTACACACACTATTTCTTTACTCTTCTCTTTTTCATTCCACTCTGCGTCTCTCTttatctatctctctctctctctctctctcttttgctAAAATCTTACCTACTCAAATccaatgaattattatttacgcaatatgaaaaaaaaaaaatatgaaaataaaacttcaaataaattgaaaaattaaaaaaaaaacaaataacattaatacaactcatctatatatatgtatgtatgtaaaaatgtacacTCTCAATTTCTCTATATGCTATATGTATAACGCCGACTCATTTGGAATTTGGAAAACCCATCGCAAATTCCCGTTGAACATTTAGATTTCGAAAACGGTTGGGAGAGCATAGAGCTTATACCGAACATAATATTGAATCCGGGTTTCTGCGAATCGGATGGGCCCGAACCAGTGCAGCCGTACACACGAACGATCATCTTCGGCGAGGACGACGAGAGTGATGGCTACGAGAGCGAAGAATCCGATCACGAGCCACCCATGGAGAAATTCAAGCGGAAAGTCTCGGTTTTCTTCACAGGTCCCACAATAAGACGTATTTGAGTTAAATCGGATGACGCCTTTGACGGATGCAGCGCAG
This genomic interval carries:
- the LOC105217663 gene encoding uncharacterized protein LOC105217663 isoform X1, which codes for MSSHSVVSLSSFNILFFTQVLTVLTSSIKYHEYVTDKGKNISIPCTAEGNVMWVKESGNNSTIIQTGKFLVLTNISTDERGLYVCFAAVPPRHASTPDTGSTAQATNEQRKSIAASLPTYASPSSAASSLILTTTSSSSSANSSSSSSSEDVNVSTMVNVSATNASTTSSLPMPAPTIAAATATATIANTNTKTENISTAQHYSMANKATTTLNNSGQTMEVAPTPDTARNTEADKDDNVDRSAEDVEAEEYQAVEKVNLTVRTPPGPVTQLYFKASTILGFLIWRFNKTNSGGYPVRSFTAEFRNVSYNETPYNQSFEHEWSRMDPINIAPNVRQMEVYRLEPNTTYEFRIWANNQLGSGEVVTTNVTTLPETKEEDLIRLIQPDLDNFDPRIWIIAVSVVLGTLVILAIGLCIVLSKECYQSSQAVICYINEKFIMSALASIIQSLCPLRTPSSSTSISTEMTFKFYSYQMELTAFSTHTISLLFSFSFHSASLFIYLSLSLSLFC
- the LOC105217663 gene encoding uncharacterized protein LOC105217663 isoform X2 codes for the protein MSSHSVVSLSSFNILFFTQVLTVLTSSIKYHEYVTDKGKNISIPCTAEGNVMWVKESGNNSTIIQTGKFLVLTNISTDERGLYVCFAAVPPRHASTPDTGSTAQATNEQRKSIAASLPTYASPSSAASSLILTTTSSSSSANSSSSSSSEDVNVSTMVNVSATNASTTSSLPMPAPTIAAATATATIANTNTKTENISTAQHYSMANKATTTLNNSGQTMEVAPTPDTARNTEADKDDNVDRSAEDVEAEEYQAVEKVNLTVRTPPGPVTQLYFKASTILGFLIWRFNKTNSGGYPVRSFTAEFRNVSYNETPYNQSFEHEWSRMDPINIAPNVRQMEVYRLEPNTTYEFRIWANNQLGSGEVVTTNVTTLPETKEEDLIRLIQPDLDNFDPRIWIIAVSVVLGTLVILAIGLCIVLSKECYQSSQADFENGWESIELIPNIILNPGFCESDGPEPVQPYTRTIIFGEDDESDGYESEESDHEPPMEKFKRKVSVFFTGPTIRRI
- the LOC105217663 gene encoding uncharacterized protein LOC105217663 isoform X4 — its product is MSSHSVVSLSSFNILFFTQVLTVLTSSIKYHEYVTDKGKNISIPCTAEGNVMWVKESGNNSTIIQTGKFLVLTNISTDERGLYVCFAAVPPRHASTPDTGSTAQATNEQRKSIAASLPTYASPSSAASSLILTTTSSSSSANSSSSSSSEDVNVSTMVNVSATNASTTSSLPMPAPTIAAATATATIANTNTKTENISTAQHYSMANKATTTLNNSGQTMEVAPTPDTARNTEADKDDNVDRSAEDVEAEEYQAVEKVNLTVRTPPGPVTQLYFKASTILGFLIWRFNKTNSGGYPVRSFTAEFRNVSYNETPYNQSFEHEWSRMDPINIAPNVRQMEVYRLEPNTTYEFRIWANNQLGSGEVVTTNVTTLPETKEEDFENGWESIELIPNIILNPGFCESDGPEPVQPYTRTIIFGEDDESDGYESEESDHEPPMEKFKRKVSVFFTGPTIRRI
- the LOC105217663 gene encoding uncharacterized protein LOC105217663 isoform X3, with product MSSHSVVSLSSFNILFFTQVLTVLTSSIKYHEYVTDKGKNISIPCTAEGNVMWVKESGNNSTIIQTGKFLVLTNISTDERGLYVCFAAVPPRHASTPDTGSTAQATNEQRKSIAASLPTYASPSSAASSLILTTTSSSSSANSSSSSSSEDVNVSTMVNVSATNASTTSSLPMPAPTIAAATATATIANTNTKTENISTAQHYSMANKATTTLNNSGQTMEVAPTPDTARNTEADKDDNVDRSAEDVEAEEYQAVEKVNLTVRTPPGPVTQLYFKASTILGFLIWRFNKTNSGGYPVRSFTAEFRNVSYNETPYNQSFEHEWSRMDPINIAPNVRQMEVYRLEPNTTYEFRIWANNQLGSGEVVTTNVTTLPETKEEVICYINEKFIMSALASIIQSLCPLRTPSSSTSISTEMTFKFYSYQMELTAFSTHTISLLFSFSFHSASLFIYLSLSLSLFC